AAGGTACATAAAAAATATTAACAGTAAAGAATAAACACCacattttttttgacaatttgacagaggtcagacgtttcttgtagttggtgaccaggtttgcacacatctcaggagggattttggtcaactcttctttacagatcttctctaaatttgatccccaagcaaaacatgacttagtagttggtggggaaacccttgttggcaagctcaAAGGTCAGGCGTTTCTTgtggttggtgaccaggtttgcacacatctcaggggggattttggtccactcttctttacagatcttctctaaatccttaaggtttcttggctgtcacttggcaactcgacgtttcagctccctccatacattttctattggattaaggtcaggagactggccactccatgaccttaatgtgcttcttcttatttTTTGTGTTTAAGAAAACGATACAAGTAATACTGGTATAACATATGCCTATGAAGCATAAAATAAGATCTGAACAGGGTTATGTACAGGAGGACAATAGCACATTATACTGTATTTGACGGCAATAGAGTTCAAAGAAAACTACCGACTATGACCTAAGTTGTAATATGAGGAGGCTTGGATGGAGAGGTGTGACCTCTGCGTCCGTCGTCACCTCAGGAATCCAGAGGAGGAGGGGTCACCAGGGTCGGAGTGCTAAATGCTAACTGCCGTAGATCAAAAGCTAAATAACTACAAAATCAAAGTGACAGTGATACCTATAGGTTAACTGTCTAAACTTGAGTTCTGAGTTCCGTTTATAGTGGGAGGGAGAGGATGGGGCTGCAGGGAGCTTAACGTAGTATCACCTTGTTGGTCCATGTTTGATCTGGCTGTAGGTGATGAGGTTGTTTGATCCATTGGAGAGGTAAGTCCAGGGGGCTGAAATCGTGATAGGTAGAATACCATATCTCGTAAAGGTAAGGAGACCATAAGGATAATTGTTTGTGTTCCTGGAAAGTTGCCTTTATGAAAGTCTGCCATCATTGTAAGAAGCTTTTTTCCAAGTCCCATTTTTGTGTGACCATACCTCTAGTTGTTCTCTGTATAGCAGCAGTTTCGGGTCACTCTTTACCTCCGTAATGGAAGGGGGCTGAGATGATATCCAATGTTTGAGGATAGTTCTCCGCGCTGTGAGTAAACAGATGGAAATCCATTAATGAAGGTGCTGAGTTCtagaatgtgcttcttcttgagccacttctttgttgccttggcggtatgttttggttaattgttatgctggaagacccatccatgacccatcttcagtgttctggcatagggaagaaggttctcatccacgattttacaatacatggccccgtccattggctccttaatgcagcaaagtcggcctggacctttagcagagaaacagccccaaagcataatgtttccacgtccgtgcttgactgtagggatggtgttcttagggtcatagtcagcatttttctttatcCAAACACAGTGAGTCCCTCTCCTCAAGCAGGTACATGtatagtcatgccaatgaacatctaaatgattcagagaaggattgggagaaagtgctgtggtcagatgagattaaaatttagctctttggcattaactcgactcgccgtgtttggagaaggaaaaatgctgactatgaccctacagtcaagcatggaggtggaaacatcatgctttggggatgtttctctgctaaaggtacaggccaactttgccgcattgagggccaATGGATGGGCCAACAAGGCCAAACTCAGGAAGAAATCAATAGACCAATTGACCaagactactcctggcaagtaaatttgtgaggagctccctgacaaaaccccagggtgctacaaacACCATCTCTTCAGTCAAGCAcgaaggtggaaacatgatgctctggggatgtttctctgctaaaggtaaatGCCaattttgccgcattgaggggccaatggaaggggccatgtattgtaaaatcttggatgagaactttctttcctcagccagaacactgaagatgggtcatgtatggatcttccagcatggcaatgacccaaaacataccaccaaggcaacaaaggagtggctcaagaagaagcaaattAAGGCCATGGAgtagcctagtcagtctccagaccttaatcctatagaaaatatggggAGGGAGCTGAAGCTTTgaattgccaagcgacagccaaggaaccttaaggatttagagaagatctataaagaagagtggaccaaaatccctcctgagatgtgtgcaaacctgatcaccaactacaagaaacgtctgacctctgtgcttaccaacaagggtttctccaccaactactaaggggatcaaatacttattttactcaccaaactgcaacttaatttatagcatttgttttatgtgtttttttctggacttttggctgatattctgtaaaatacacctatggtaaaaaatatagacccttcatttctttgtaagtgggcaaacttacaaaatctacaggggatcagatcattattttccccccactgtatgCAAATGTTAGTAAAGTTATCTATAGTAAATCTACATCAAAAAATATTCTTGTAAGTTTTCAGATTGTAAATTTTAGTAAAACCTGAAATATCAAATCAGTCTTAGGACCATTTTTCTCTTCCATCCAGAACTTCTCACCGCGTAGTCCTGGGTGCATTTGACCTCACCTCCAAGACTGAGCCCACCCAGATCAGGGCCATCAGCAAAGTaagcacctttttttttaataatgagatAACGATCTGTAAATTGTAATTATTCTACTTTACATTATCTCTAAAGATTGACAGTCAGTTATCTActattagggcttgtttacacttgctttaaaatgtGGCATTGGGCACACTTTGTTAAAGCGCTCTGATTGCCCATCAATGCTCCGGTCACTGTATAAAATGGTTCCCTTACAGTCCTGGTCACACGTTGTGTTTGCTTCGCTTAAAAAAAATGATCCCCCATGTCGCTTTCTTGATGCTTCAAAGCGTCTCCAGAGCCTCCGTAGAAGTCTGTCACAACGCTCACTAACAGCACCTGTGGCATTTGAGGGGTTTTTATTCAGGCTTTGGCTTcgttttgttttggaggtattgcaggtatgagatgcactgggaaaccaacaagcaaaccagaaagatgtcatcagcagtcacttccgggttcatgtgtatatatatattgtggcagtgtCTGGTgaagacgtcacatctggtgtgcagggtgaagcagcaggaaggtgagcggggtccagaCTGGAGCAGAACAACTAGTAGACAGTacacatggtgtgcaacatgggaactcTATAGTGGAAAGTGAGcagggactggagagagagagagagagagagagacctgagTGGCagaggattagcagagctgggggaccagagcaggagaaactagcagatgtcacatatagtgcgcagcatgggagcaatatagagGGAGGTGAGCGGGGACCGGAGTGaggggaggatcagcaaaccagaggatcagcagatctgggggttactactgagtggggggatcagcagagctgagggaccAGAGCAGTATTGACTAGCAGATGTCACATAtggtgagcagcatgggagcaatatagcgggaggtgagcggggaccggagagagaggaggatcagcaaaccagaggatcagcaggtctgggggttactactaatgATTGGAGGGGGGGATCATCAGATCTGGGGTATCAGAGCAGTAGAAACTAGCATATATCACACAtggtgagcagcatgggagcaatatagccTGAGGTAAGCAGAGACCGGAGAGgaaggaggatcagcaaaccagaggatcagcagagctgggggaccagagcaggagaaactagcagatgtcacatgtggtgagcagcatgggagcaatatagcgggggggggggagtggggaccagagagagaggaggatcagcaaaccagaggatcaggagagctgggggaccagagtaGGAGAAACTAGCATATATCACACATGGTGAGCAGCATTAGAGCaatatagcggggggggggggggggagtgggtattaTAGATGGAGGAAGATCTGCAAATCAGAAGATCGggagagctgggggaccagagcaggagaaactattAGTAGTCACATGTGGTGAGTAGCATGGGAGCACTATAGCGGGAGGTGAGTGGTGACCAGAGAAAGAGGAAGATCAGCAAACCAGAGCATCAGGAgatctgggggttactactgagcgggggatcagaagagctgggggtactactaagcaagggatcagcagagcttggggtacAACTGAGCAGAGGATCTGCTAAACAAGGgaactaataagctggggatctgctgaacatgggtactaataagctggggatctgcttaaGAAGGGTACTACTGAGCCAAGGTTCTACTGGGCTCCTTTAAAACAAATGGAAAATCTACACAcccagggcatttgccaagcttgaTTAAAGCTTAAAAAAACATCACAGAAGCATCACGGAAACATCAAAAACATATcacaaaagcatgttgaagctgtaggctctttaatgtgtgttaaagtcaaagcaagtgtaaatgagcccctatggatagaaaaagaaaaaaaaaaacaaataacactaAATGCTCTTTAGATAAAGACTTGATGGAGTCCACTTGTTGGATTCAGCTACGTTTCCAGAAAGTTAATTCCAGCATAACTTTTCTCAGGTCTTAAACGCCCAGTACAACACCCAGACCTACGTCAATGACCTCACCCTGATCAAGCTTGCCACTCCCGTCACCCTCAACACCCGGGTGTCTCCAGTGTGTCTTGCTGCCACCAATGATGTCTTCATTGAAGGACAAATATGTGCCACCACCGGATGGGGATACATCAATGCAACCAGTAAGGGAATTTGATATTCTACagaaaaaattggtaaaaaaagaACTACGAATAAGGTCATCAAACATCATATTTTAGCTTATTATAACAACTAAAGAAAGAAAATGGTACAGGCAATCGACTACCTAAAAAGGGGGTAACCATAAAATAATCAacacttttttgtattttagaTGTTTATCCAGCTTTGTGTGGTTGGGATATAAAtacacaaaaccaaaaaaaagtgtttattaaaaatgaaatcTTTATTATAACCTTTGACTGTGACAATGAGTGACTAAGGCCGAGGTGTTGGGATCTTcttgggtcattgggggggtttcaAACTGCCACATAGAACCACCGTGACGATCATGCCGCTGCAAATTTGTAAAATGTTTTATATTCttccttgtctctctctctctttcagcaAAAACCCTCCCTGCTAAGCTCCAGCAGACAGGTCTTCCAATCATGAGCAACGCTAATTGCCAGAAATACTGGGGATCCAAAATTCAACCCACCATGATCTGTGCCGGGGCCTCTGGCGTCTCTTCCTGCATGGTAAAATACCTTTACGAATTTCTAGCTGCAATGAGAAAGACAATGTATTGTTCCCGGTTCGGTCCACCACTTGCCACCCAGCCACAACGCAAGGGCGCAGGTCCGATTCCTACAGAACATACTGCAAATGATAAGAATGGATGGCCGCCCACCATCAAACCAGGGTCCATTATTATGATTATTCTACGGGGATTTAgatagcaccaacaatttgctcagcgctttacaaaatgaaggcagacattaccgTTACAATCGAGGAGGGAggttcaagtgatacaaaaaggtgataactgtgggggggatgagctggtagagaaagtaaaaacacagtgtattagttagaatgcaggataggcttctttaaagagacgGGCTTTCgaggatcgtctaaagatggatagattaggagaaagtcagacaaattggggtagggagtttcgaagggagaggctcgggaaaagtcctggacgcgagcatgggagaaggtgacaagcgagctagagagctggaggtcttgggaggaatgaagagaatgattaggttgatattttgagactaggttagtgatgtaactggaggcagagttgtggatggctttgtaaggtgttagtatcttgaattgaatttgttgggtgagcggttagtatcttgaattgaatttgagttgttagtatcttgaacagaatttgttgggtgagcgggagccagtggagggattggcagagtgggGTGGTGGACATGGAACAGTTGGTAAGCTGcattagtctggcagcagcattcatgatggactgaaggggggatagactatgtataGGTAAGCCActgagttgcagtagttgaggcgagagatgaccagggagtgaattagaagcatTATGGTGCCATTGGTTAGGAAGAGGCgcattctggagatgttgcggaggttgagctggcatgatttggacagggattggatgtgggggctgaaaggATAACGAACTGATAGCTGTGCCATTGAGCCTGACAGAGAAATCAGGTGCAGGCACATGTgggagaggaaatattatgagctcggtcttggatagattgagtttgagtaggtggtgtgacatccaggctgacatgtctgttagtaaatctggttacaaaggatggggagatgggaaaggtgttgaatttattcttctcctcagtcttcacgagggaatctgggggcttcagtaaccaaaactgcagtgtttatccttatgacacaacacaggaagcacctccatggttaacagaggacggaattaaaattagacttgagaaacttaacattaataaatcacggggaccagatggcttgcacccgagggtacttagggaactcagtcaagtaattgccagaccattgttcctaatttttactgacagtctactgactggaatggtaccagctgattggagaaaagccaatgtagcaccaatatttaaaaatggcccaaaatacatccctgggaattacagaccagttagcctaacatcaatagtatgtaaactcttggaggggatgataagggactatatacaagattttagtaataagaatgatatcattagcagtaatcagcatggattcatgaagaattgttcttgccagtccattaaccttctatgaggaggtgagttgccatctagataaaggaaggcccgtagacgtggtgtatctggattttgcaaaagcttttgacacagttccccataaacgtttactgtacaaaataaggtccgttggcatggaccatagggtgagtacatggattgaaaactggctacaagggtgagttcagagggtggtgataaatggggagtactcggaatggtcaggggtgggtagtggggttccccagggttctgtgctgggaccaatcctatttaatttgttcataaacgacctggaggatgggataaacagtttaatctctgtatttgcagacgatactaagctaagcagggcaataacttctccgcaggatgtggaaaccttgcaaaaagacctgaacaaattcatggggtgggcgactacatggcaaatgaggttcaatgtagaaaaatgtaaaataatgtatttgggtggcaaaaatacgaatgcaatctatacactggagggagaacctctgggggaatctaggatggaaaaggacctgggggtcgctgctgctaacaaagcaaacagaatattggcattaaaaaggggatcaactccagagataaaacaataattctcccgctctacaagactctggtccggccgcacctggagtatgctgtccagttctgggcaccagtcctcaggaaggatgtactggaaatggagcgagtacaaagaagggcaacaaagctaataaagggtctggaggatcttagttatgaggaaaggttgtgagctctgaacttattctctctggagaagagacgcttgagaggggatatgatttcaatgtacaaataccggactggtgaccccacaatatacaaataccggactggtgaccccacaatagggagaaaacttttttgcagaagggagtttaacaagacacgtggccactcattaaaattagaagaaaagaggtttaaccttaaactacatagagggttctttactgtaagagcggcaaggatgtggaattacctttcacaggcggtggtctcagcggggggcattgatggtttcaagaaactattaaataagcacctgaatgaccgcaacatacagggatatataatgtaatactgacacataatcacacacataggttggacttgatggacttgtgtcttttttcaacctcatctattatgtaactatgtatccaTGAGTTCTAAATTGCTAAATAAAATCAGGATAGATATCTATAAGTGCTATCATTCCATGTAACTGAACCCAAGGCATTCTATGACGACATTTTGAAGTCTCCTAAGAGAAGCATCAAGTGAAAAGTTCATTGTGTGGGAATTTTCCTGTGACACCTGTTCTCTTCTTTTCAGGGTGACTCTGGTGGACCCCTTGTGTGCAAGAAGAATGGAGCCTGGACCCTGGCCGGTATTGTGTCCTGGGGCAGCTCTGCCTGCAACACATTTTATCCTGTCGCCTACACCCGAGTCAGTGCTTTCGCAGCCTTGATAAACCAAGCTGTTATCAATAACTAAAGACAATTCAATCATTTTTTAATACTCAATAAAATATCTTTGAACCCTTTTTTGTTGTTGTAGAGTCATCAAATAAATATATTGTTGgttcacaaagtaaaaaaaaaaaaggaatttagatTTACCCGCAAATttcttatcttggagtacagtTCTGAACTGGACACCTTGACCATAGGTTATATGCAGGCTCATTTGAACACTTGCTAGGGCCACCCCAAATGCATGCTTATACACTACAACCCACTTCACGAGACCCCAGTTTTTATACAAGCAAAAATGAGTCACCACAGAAGCCAGAGGCGAGGAGTCTGTGTCCTATACCATACTCCAAAATAATGCACAGGTAAATCAAAATCATTATTATCCTaattgtacaggacacaggacttgTCCATGGGACTAGACCATTGGATGTCCCCAAGCAATAACCCGAGGGTTTGGTAACAACATGGGTAATGTGCCTAAACAATAACCTGAGGGATGGGTAACAATATAGCAAGCAGAACTCACCAACAGACCCACAAAAAAGCACCATAGCTCACATCAGCTGAGGCCTGAAAAGTCACCTGGTAGAACCTGGAGAGCATTTGAACAGAGGACCAGGTGGTGCCCTTGAAAATTTGGGATACATTTGGGATACAGATGCTTAATGCCAGAAACAGACATCAACAGACCAGGTAGAATTAACTCTGATAGGGGAAAAAGGAACGCTTTCCTTGAGGGAGTAGGCCCTGGAAAAGGATTGTCTTTTCCACCTGGCAAAGCAGGATATCCCTTACAGGAGTCTACAGGTAAGACAATGAGAGACTCACGCTTGCTAATTGGAGTCATGGCTGCCAAGTAGACCCTAACATCCCTGGCAGCATTCAGGCAGTGTAGGAAAATATCCTTGGTGTGTTTTTGAGCAGGACAGAGTGAAGGGGGGACAATTTCCTcattgaggtggaaggaagagaccACCTTGAGTAGAAAAGAAGGTCTTGGTCTTAAGACCACCTTGTCCCTTTGTAATACAAGAAAGAGACTACAATAAAGAGCCACCAGCTCAGGAACATGCCTAACAGATGTAATGGCCACCATCAAGGCAACCTTACGTGTGAGGTCCTACAAGGGAATATCTCTAATCAACTTATaagtggggtgcagcgtggtgcggtggcaataattcacacagtcaggtgcaatgaaaaacttgtattgaaataacacAGCAACAGTTCACCCAACCGGGTACACTCACGGTAATCAGTAATGTGAAGAGAGCGGGTATCAGTCAAATTGACAGTGTCTGTAAAGAGTTTAGATTTAGGCCTGGCCGTCTTGTGCCCAAGTAGGAAAATGTCCAAGGGGTAgcgaccctatgctttccctcctcatcaggaacctttcgcTTACCTTTAGTGTCTAACAGGTTGGGCTCTACCAACTCACAAAATGTGTGCCAAACCTGAGAGCAAGgtccttaaataggctctgcctgaaccaagatggctgctagagtcacatggtgtggcagcatccaataggatagcttcctCAGTGACTCAAGAAACCTTAGAGGAACCTTGTTCCTTTTGGCTTCCTCTCCAACAACAgtgctgctgcagaaaagtgccacctgcagtggagaaagtagacagcATCTTCCTACAGGCTCAAAGaatgggggggtctctgatgtacaGGGAGTACCAAGCTGAGGTCCCAAGGTGATGCAGGATTGGACTGAGGGATTTATATGAGCAAATCCTTGAAGAAAATTTTGGATTAAGGAATTCGAAGCAAGAGGTTTCTAGAGGAGAAAGTATAGGGGCAGAAATCTATTTAGGGCCAAGCGCTGGTCAAACTGTACAATACAGTTTGA
This window of the Aquarana catesbeiana isolate 2022-GZ linkage group LG01, ASM4218655v1, whole genome shotgun sequence genome carries:
- the LOC141129870 gene encoding chymotrypsinogen A-like, producing the protein MAVLWFLSCLALLSGAYGQSCGIPAISPVVPGISRIVNGVTAIPGSWPWQVSLQTSTGFHFCGGSLINRQWVVTAAHCAVTTSHRVVLGAFDLTSKTEPTQIRAISKVLNAQYNTQTYVNDLTLIKLATPVTLNTRVSPVCLAATNDVFIEGQICATTGWGYINATTKTLPAKLQQTGLPIMSNANCQKYWGSKIQPTMICAGASGVSSCMGDSGGPLVCKKNGAWTLAGIVSWGSSACNTFYPVAYTRVSAFAALINQAVINN